CTTCACGCTGAAGTTCGCAGCCGTGGCGCGCTCTTCGTCGCCATCTCACCGCAGAACGCCCGCCAGAATGCCTTCACCATCGAGCAGCACGGTCTGCCCTTCCCGCTGCTCGCCGATCCCGGCTGCGAGGTCGCCGCGAAGTTCGGCCTGGCCTACAGCGTCACGCCGGAGCAACGCCGCTACTTTCAGTCCATCCTCGTCAACATTCCCTACAACAACGCCGGCCTCAACTACCAGACGGCCACCGAAGCCAGTTGGCAGCTCCCGCTGCCCGGAGTCTTCGTCATCAACCGCGACAACACCATCGCCTTCGCCCAGGCACACGCCGACCACCGCGTCCGCCCCGAACCCGCCGACGTCCTCGCCGCCCTAAAAAGCTAGATTTGATTTCCTTTGCTGCGACTCTTAAATCGAGTCGCCATTCTGAGCGCAGGCGAAGATCCCCGCATTTTCTCGTGACGCCACGGGACTTCGCTTTGAAAGCACACTGCCAATCGAATCCTATACGGCCCTCAAGAAGAAAACCCCGCTGACCGGTGTTTTTCTCCTTGTATTCACGTGAATCGCTCACTTGTTCCTGCGATACCGCTTGATCAGGTTTGTCGTCGACGAGTCATGTTCCAGCTTCGGCTCGTCCCTGCTCTCCAACTCAGCCAGGATCTTCGTTGCCAGCACCTTGCCCAACTCCACGCCCCACTGGTCGAACGAGTCGATATTCCAGATCACACCTTGCGTGAACACAGCGTGCTCATACAAGGCAATCAACTTACCCAGCACTGCGGGCGTCAACTCCTTCGCCAGGATCGTGTTCGAAGGGCGGTTGCCCTCGAAGACGCGATGCGGAACAAGCCAGTCGGGAGTTCCCTCCGCCTTCACCTGCTCAGCCGTCTTGCCAAAGGCCAGCGCTTCAGCCTGGGCGAAGACATTCGCCATCAGCATGTCGTGATGACGGCCCAATGGATTCAGCGTCTTCTCAAAGCCGATGAAGTCGCAAGGAATCAGCCGCGTTCCCTGGTGAATGAGCTGATAGAACGAGTGCTGACCGTTCGTGCCCGGTTCGCCCCAGTAGATCGCTCCAGTCTGATAGTTCACCTCCGTGCCTTCCAACGTAACGTGCTTGCCGTTCGACTCCATCGTCAACTGCTGCAGGTACGCCGGAAACCGCTTCAGATACTGTTCGTACGGGAGCACAGCCTGCGTCTGCGCATCGAAGAACTCCGTGTACCAGATTCCCAGCAGCCCCAGCAGCACCGGCAGGTTCTTCTCAGGCGGCGTCGTGCGAAAGTGCACGTCCATCGCGTGGAACCCCGCCAGCATCTCACGAAACCGCTCCGGCCCGATCGCAATCATCGTCGAAAGTCCGATCGCCGAGTCCATCGAGTAGCGGCCGCCCACCCAGTCCCAGAAGCCGAACATGTTCGCCGTGTCGATGCCGAACTTCGCGACCTCCTTCGCGTTGGTGGAGATGGCAACGAAGTGCTTCGCCACCGCCTTCTCATCGCCCAGCTTCTTGAGCGACCAGTCGCGCGCCGAGTGCGCATTCGTCATCGTCTCCTGCGTCGTAAACGTCTTCGACGCGACAAGGAACAATGTCTCTTCAGGATTAAGATCCTGCACTGCTTCAACAAAATCCGTGCCATCGACGTTGGAGACAAAGCGGAACGTCAGGTCGCGCTGCGAGTAGTGCTTCAGCGCCTCGTATGCCATCACTGGCCCAAGGTCCGAACCTCCAATCCCGATGTTCACCACGTTTTTGATCCGCTTGCCCGTGTGTCCCTTCCACTCGCCCGAGCGGACCCGGTCCGCAAACGCGGCCATCTTATCCAGCACCTCATGCACGCCGGGAACGACATCTTCACCGTCAACGAAAATCTTCTCCGACTTCGGAGCACGCAGGGCCACATGCAGCACAGCGCGGTTCTCGGTGATATTGATCTTCTCTCCCGTGAACATCGCCTCTGTTCGCGCACGCAGCCCGGACTCCTTCGCCAGGGCAACCAGCAGCTTCAGCGTCTCGTCCGTCACCCGATTCTTCGAGTAATCGAGAAAGATCCCCTCCGCCTCCGCCGTCAGCCGCTCGCCACGATCAGCATCCTGCGCGAAAAGGTCTCGCAGATGAGTGCCGCGAACCTGCTCTGCATGGGCCTTCAGGTCCTTCCAGGCTGCGCGTTCGGTCAGAGATACAGTCTTTGTTGCCGTCATACGCTCACTTCTCCTTTAGTGATCCGATCCACCAGGTCTGCATCGTGCGTTTTGTCTTAGGTTTTACCGCCGAGTCTCACTCCAGTGTAGAGCGGAAGTCCCCGGACCTGCTTACACATCGCTCCTCCGCAATGGATCGGCACCAGGATCGCCGCTGCAATGACTAGCCACTGCAACCCCACCCCGTCACGGTCAATCCGCCGCTAAACATGTCTGTTCGATAAACGAACGAGCCATACAAAACACTTGCACATCCTTTATTCGTGCGTTTATCGTAATCTGCATCCGACTATCGCCCTCACCTTTGTGCCGCCCGATAGCCGCCAGGAAAGGGACACATGATTAACGCTTCTACTTCGGATACCTCAGCCCTGCCAAAGGCACAGCCCTCCACGGCAGCGAAACCCACTCCAGCCGCCTCGCTCGACGTTTTTGCCGGCGATCCCAATTTCATGACCTCGCTTGCTCGAGGCCTGGTCGTCATCCAGGCGTTTACCCAGCAGAACCCGCAGATGACGATCTCGCAGCTCAGTGTACGCACTGGCCTTTCCCGCGCTGCCGTTCGTCGCTGTCTTTACACGCTCACCAAGCTCGGCTTTGCCGGTGCAGAGGACGGCTCGCGTTACTCCCTCCGGCCGCGGATGCTCACGCTCTCGCACACCTACACCGCATCGAACACTCTCTCTTCGGCAGCGCAGCCCATCCTCGAACGGATGTCCGCGACGCTGCGCGAGTCCTTCTCCGTTGCTACCCTCGATGGCGACGATATCGTCTACGTCGCGCGTACCACTGTCAATCGCGTTATGGCGGTCGATCTCCACATCGGAAGCCGCCTGCCCGCCTACTGCACCAGCATGGGCCGCATCCTGCTCGCCTATCTGCCGCCCGACCAGCTTGAGGCCTACCTCACCCGCGTCGCTCTTACTCCATTCACCACCCGCACCGTTACCTCAATCGAGAAGCTCCGCATGCTCCTTCGCACGACGCGCCGTAACGGCTATGCTCTCTGCGATCAGGAGTACGAGGTGGGCCTGCGCTCCCTTGCGGTCCCCGTGCTTGCGCCCAATGGACGCGCTGTAGCCACTATTAACCTCAGCGGCAGCGCGCCACGACTCTCCACCCTTGAGATGCAGACGCGGTTCCTGCCCTATCTGCGGAATGCAGCCAACGAACTCGCCGTCTTCCTTCGCTAGAACGAAGACGGCCGAGTCCCGGCCTATCCTGCCTGTGGAGGCGCCACACACCGCACAAAAGCGGCATCACCCTCAGCCTCGACAATCACCTGACCGACCCCTGCCGGAATCACAACCGCTTTGCCTGGTTCAAGCTCTACCTCTTCGCCCGGCGTAATCACTGCGACCGTGCCCTTCAGCCCCACCAGGCATCCCGGCCCTGTCATCACAATCAAACGCTCCTCGGCTTTATCGAGATCGAAGCGGTCAACCGTGAAGTACTTCTTCTCGATCAGCCGCGTAAATCCGTCCATCTCCCTCGGAGCAACCTTGCCTGCATCCGTTTTCCGACGAATCACCTTCAGCCCCTGCTCCAGGTGCAGCTCGCGCGGACGGCCGTAATCATACAGCCGGTACGTGATGTCGCTCGTCTGCTGCGTCTCCAGCAGCACCACGCCGGGCTCGATCGCGTGCACGGTACCGGCATCCACAAACAACATGTCGCCCACCGATACCGGAACCTTCTCCACCAGCGATTCCATCGTGTTATCGGCAACAGAAGCCGCCAGCATCCCGGCATCCACGCCCGGCTTCAGCCCGAGCATCACCGTCGCGCCCGGCTCTGCCTCTAGAACATACCAGCACTCCGTCTTGCCGCGGACTCCACCAGCAGCCTGCGCCTGCCCATCGTCGGGATGCACCTGCACCGAAAGCTTCTCGTTCGGAAACAGCAGCTTCACCAGCAGTGGAAACTCGCCACCAAGAGCGTCAGTCAGCGACTCCAGCGTCTTCCCTTCCAGCTCGCCCTCTTCCACAACGCACTGCGGCCCGGTCAGCCACGCCTCCCCCACCAGCTCCTTCGTTCCGGTCTCGGAGTACCACGGCTTCAGGCTCTTCCTTCCCCACGGTCTCTCACTAAACCATGGCTTCAAACGAAATGGCGCAACACTCATTCGTACTCCCCTCCTCTGCTAAATCCTCGTACCATCCTGGCGAAGCGTAGGGCCTGCCTGGCTGAGCATAGCGCCCCCAAACGTTGTCATCCTGAACCAAAGCAGCCGAATGATCGTATTTTCCACCTCATCAATTTCCTCCTATCGGCCAAATTCTCCCTATCTTTGTATAAATGGAACTTTACGGAATTTGGTTCGGAGGATAACTAATTCCGTGCGGCCTGACGCAATGTCTCTGCCGCCGACTCCGCCGTGATGTCCCTCTGTGGCGAACCCAGAAGCTCAAAGCCCACCATGAACTTCCGCACCGTGGCCGAACGCAGCAGCGGCGGATAAAAGTGCAGGTGAAAGTGCCACTCCTCGTGCTCTGCGCCATCGAAAGGTCGCGGGTGCAGCCCCATCGAGTAAGGGAACGGTGTGTCGAAGACCTTGTCGTAGGTTGACGTCACTGTCTTCAACATCGCGGCCAGATCGACTCGCTCGACCTCGGTCATCGCGGCAAGATCTGCGACATGGCGCAGAGGAAGAATCATTACCTCAAACGGCCACACCGCCCAGAAAGGAACCAGTGCGGCAAAGCTCGCGTTGGTAGCGATCACGCGCTCACCGAGCCTGGTTTCCATCTCGCGATAGGCACACAACAGACAGCAGCCATGCTCCGCAAGATATGCCGTTTGCGCCGCCTGCTCAACCACAGCTTCATTCGGGACCGAACGGCTGGCCCATATCTGACCATGCGGGTGCGGATTGCTTGCACCCATCATCGCGCCACGGTTCTCGAAGACCTGCACATAGCGGATGCCTTCGCGCGCGCCCAACTCCTGCGTCTGCACATCCCAAAGGTCCACGACTTTGCGAATGTCGCCGACATCCATCTTCGCCAAGGTCAAATCGTGCCGTGGCGAAAAACAGATGACGCGACAGACGCCGCTCTCGCCCTCAGCGACCAGCAACCCCTTGCCGCCTTCATTGTCATGAAATCGCGGAGCGTCGGGCTTGAGCGCAGCATAGTCGTTCTCAAAGACATAGGTGCTCGCGTAGTCGTCCGTGCGCACCCCGCCCGCTCGCATATTTCCCGGGCACAGATAGCACTCCGGATCGTAGCTCTTTGCTGCTGGCT
This region of Acidobacteriota bacterium genomic DNA includes:
- a CDS encoding class I mannose-6-phosphate isomerase codes for the protein MSVAPFRLKPWFSERPWGRKSLKPWYSETGTKELVGEAWLTGPQCVVEEGELEGKTLESLTDALGGEFPLLVKLLFPNEKLSVQVHPDDGQAQAAGGVRGKTECWYVLEAEPGATVMLGLKPGVDAGMLAASVADNTMESLVEKVPVSVGDMLFVDAGTVHAIEPGVVLLETQQTSDITYRLYDYGRPRELHLEQGLKVIRRKTDAGKVAPREMDGFTRLIEKKYFTVDRFDLDKAEERLIVMTGPGCLVGLKGTVAVITPGEEVELEPGKAVVIPAGVGQVIVEAEGDAAFVRCVAPPQAG
- a CDS encoding UDP-glucose--hexose-1-phosphate uridylyltransferase; protein product: MNPLAQQNPHRRFNPLKREWVLVSPHRTQRPWQGQVEKLVQPAAKSYDPECYLCPGNMRAGGVRTDDYASTYVFENDYAALKPDAPRFHDNEGGKGLLVAEGESGVCRVICFSPRHDLTLAKMDVGDIRKVVDLWDVQTQELGAREGIRYVQVFENRGAMMGASNPHPHGQIWASRSVPNEAVVEQAAQTAYLAEHGCCLLCAYREMETRLGERVIATNASFAALVPFWAVWPFEVMILPLRHVADLAAMTEVERVDLAAMLKTVTSTYDKVFDTPFPYSMGLHPRPFDGAEHEEWHFHLHFYPPLLRSATVRKFMVGFELLGSPQRDITAESAAETLRQAARN
- a CDS encoding helix-turn-helix domain-containing protein, with product MINASTSDTSALPKAQPSTAAKPTPAASLDVFAGDPNFMTSLARGLVVIQAFTQQNPQMTISQLSVRTGLSRAAVRRCLYTLTKLGFAGAEDGSRYSLRPRMLTLSHTYTASNTLSSAAQPILERMSATLRESFSVATLDGDDIVYVARTTVNRVMAVDLHIGSRLPAYCTSMGRILLAYLPPDQLEAYLTRVALTPFTTRTVTSIEKLRMLLRTTRRNGYALCDQEYEVGLRSLAVPVLAPNGRAVATINLSGSAPRLSTLEMQTRFLPYLRNAANELAVFLR
- the pgi gene encoding glucose-6-phosphate isomerase; amino-acid sequence: MTATKTVSLTERAAWKDLKAHAEQVRGTHLRDLFAQDADRGERLTAEAEGIFLDYSKNRVTDETLKLLVALAKESGLRARTEAMFTGEKINITENRAVLHVALRAPKSEKIFVDGEDVVPGVHEVLDKMAAFADRVRSGEWKGHTGKRIKNVVNIGIGGSDLGPVMAYEALKHYSQRDLTFRFVSNVDGTDFVEAVQDLNPEETLFLVASKTFTTQETMTNAHSARDWSLKKLGDEKAVAKHFVAISTNAKEVAKFGIDTANMFGFWDWVGGRYSMDSAIGLSTMIAIGPERFREMLAGFHAMDVHFRTTPPEKNLPVLLGLLGIWYTEFFDAQTQAVLPYEQYLKRFPAYLQQLTMESNGKHVTLEGTEVNYQTGAIYWGEPGTNGQHSFYQLIHQGTRLIPCDFIGFEKTLNPLGRHHDMLMANVFAQAEALAFGKTAEQVKAEGTPDWLVPHRVFEGNRPSNTILAKELTPAVLGKLIALYEHAVFTQGVIWNIDSFDQWGVELGKVLATKILAELESRDEPKLEHDSSTTNLIKRYRRNK
- a CDS encoding AhpC/TSA family protein, producing the protein MSGCDNKSVAASINKSLNVSLQDQLDRITQNTRALVQPERLEFSERTIAALFSTGIEDRILKVGDHAPSFALQDTRTGKPVNSLDLLALGPLIVSFFRGRWCPYCVTELETWRDLHAEVRSRGALFVAISPQNARQNAFTIEQHGLPFPLLADPGCEVAAKFGLAYSVTPEQRRYFQSILVNIPYNNAGLNYQTATEASWQLPLPGVFVINRDNTIAFAQAHADHRVRPEPADVLAALKS